The Ooceraea biroi isolate clonal line C1 chromosome 1, Obir_v5.4, whole genome shotgun sequence genome has a window encoding:
- the LOC105284036 gene encoding ubiquitin-associated domain-containing protein 1 isoform X1, translated as MIPWMRDQIAEAWHNRKSSRAADRRSLALSSASAGNPASNNTMHMPVPTSPEGFSVNVISLEGDVTSIAIKPDFTVENIKKLAVMHFYGEDTSKPVSYYRLVHSAKFKQLVDENCVYDEDINECDELLLVEIRSTVIQESLSDEALKGPSLEAIIEVTSDIPIRNAPKAVPPLMECVTDMQSEIRKILITLVQVSAKILMLSPEADNLYDIIKDRLEVRCRPVNDPKATKTLMEMGYPQKKVLKALRLRKSNITEALEWLIEHQDDSDDSDDGDVDFLSADTTANGSVAGPSSSIGTKKKLLKDACAELFEAGNQDRRQQNLVHIVELFLESLRQYRRMEFKLNKRAMRSLVEMGFEEKNVIGALKITGNDQANACEWLLGERRPSLQDLDKGIDTDGQIYKAIMSNPHIQLSLTNPKVLIAFLSIIETPASANAWINDPEVSPALSQISKTYQVEKHFIHMSRFI; from the exons ATGATCCCATGGATGCGTGACCAAATAGCAGAGGCCTGGCATAACAGAAAAAGCTCAAGGGCAGCTGACAGGCGGTCCTTGGCCCTTTCTTCTGCCAGCGCAGGCAACCCTGCCAGCAATAACACCATGCACATGCCAGTGCCTACCTCACCTGAAGGCTTCTCTGTCAATGTCATCAG TTTAGAAGGCGACGTAACGAGTATCGCGATAAAGCCGGACTTCACTGTAGagaatatcaaaaaattagCTGTAATGCATTTCTATGGGGAGGACACGAGTAAACCCGTCTCGTACTACCGCTTGGTCCATTCGGCCAAGTTTAAGCAGCTGGTGGATGAAAATTGTGTGTACGATGAAGATATCAACGAGTGCG ATGAATTGTTATTAGTGGAAATTCGGTCAACCGTTATACAAGAGAGTCTCTCGGATGAAGCTCTTAAGGGTCCAAGTTTAGAAGCAATAATTGAAGTTACGAGTGATATACCTATTCGCAACGCACCGAAGGCTGTGCCACCGCTGATGGAATGCGTCACCGAT ATGCAGAGCGAGATTCGCAAGATCCTGATAACTCTCGTGCAAGTGTCTGCAAAGATTCTGATGCTGAGTCCGGAAGCGGACAATTTATACGACATCATCAAGGACAGACTGGAGGTGCGGTGTAGGCCCGTTAACGATCCGAAGGCCACGAAGACTCTCATGGAAATGGGCTACCCTCAAAAGAAGGTCCTGAAAGCGTTGCGCCTTCGAAA GTCAAATATAACGGAGGCTCTGGAGTGGCTCATAGAACACCAGGATGATTCCGATGACTCGGATGACGGTGACGTGGATTTTCTGTCCGCGGATACAACGGCAAACGGGAGTGTCGCGGGTCCTAGCTCTTCAATAGGCACGAAGAAAAAGCTCCTGAAGGACGCGTGTGCCGAACTCTTCGAAGCAG GAAATCAGGACCGGAGGCAACAAAATTTAGTGCATATCGTGGAACTGTTCCTAGAGAGCCTTCGCCAATACAGGAGAATGGAGTTTAAGCTTAACAAAAGAGCGATGCGCTCGCTTGTGGAGATGGGCTTTGAGGAGAAGAATGTCATAGGAGCGTTAAAAATTACTGGAAATGATCAGGCTAACGCA TGTGAGTGGCTGTTGGGCGAGAGGAGACCCAGTTTGCAAGACTTGGACAAGGGGATAGACACCGACGGGCAGATTTACAAAGCAATCATGAGCAATCCTCATATCCAGCTTAGTCTTACGAATCCCAAGGTATTAATTG CATTCTTATCGATAATAGAGACGCCAGCGTCGGCGAACGCGTGGATCAACGATCCCGAGGTTTCACCGGCGCTCAGCCAGATATCCAAGACATATCAAGTCGAGAAACATTTCATCCACATGAGTCGTTTTATCTAG
- the LOC105284036 gene encoding ubiquitin-associated domain-containing protein 1 isoform X3 yields MIPWMRDQIAEAWHNRKSSRAADRRSLALSSASAGNPASNNTMHMPVPTSPEGFSVNVISLEGDVTSIAIKPDFTVENIKKLAVMHFYGEDTSKPVSYYRLVHSAKFKQLVDENCVYDEDINECDELLLVEIRSTVIQESLSDEALKGPSLEAIIEVTSDIPIRNAPKAVPPLMECVTDMQSEIRKILITLVQVSAKILMLSPEADNLYDIIKDRLEVRCRPVNDPKATKTLMEMGYPQKKVLKALRLRKSNITEALEWLIEHQDDSDDSDDGDVDFLSADTTANGSVAGPSSSIGTKKKLLKDACAELFEAGNQDRRQQNLVHIVELFLESLRQYRRMEFKLNKRAMRSLVEMGFEEKNVIGALKITGNDQANACEWLLGERRPSLQDLDKGIDTDGQIYKAIMSNPHIQLSLTNPKHSYR; encoded by the exons ATGATCCCATGGATGCGTGACCAAATAGCAGAGGCCTGGCATAACAGAAAAAGCTCAAGGGCAGCTGACAGGCGGTCCTTGGCCCTTTCTTCTGCCAGCGCAGGCAACCCTGCCAGCAATAACACCATGCACATGCCAGTGCCTACCTCACCTGAAGGCTTCTCTGTCAATGTCATCAG TTTAGAAGGCGACGTAACGAGTATCGCGATAAAGCCGGACTTCACTGTAGagaatatcaaaaaattagCTGTAATGCATTTCTATGGGGAGGACACGAGTAAACCCGTCTCGTACTACCGCTTGGTCCATTCGGCCAAGTTTAAGCAGCTGGTGGATGAAAATTGTGTGTACGATGAAGATATCAACGAGTGCG ATGAATTGTTATTAGTGGAAATTCGGTCAACCGTTATACAAGAGAGTCTCTCGGATGAAGCTCTTAAGGGTCCAAGTTTAGAAGCAATAATTGAAGTTACGAGTGATATACCTATTCGCAACGCACCGAAGGCTGTGCCACCGCTGATGGAATGCGTCACCGAT ATGCAGAGCGAGATTCGCAAGATCCTGATAACTCTCGTGCAAGTGTCTGCAAAGATTCTGATGCTGAGTCCGGAAGCGGACAATTTATACGACATCATCAAGGACAGACTGGAGGTGCGGTGTAGGCCCGTTAACGATCCGAAGGCCACGAAGACTCTCATGGAAATGGGCTACCCTCAAAAGAAGGTCCTGAAAGCGTTGCGCCTTCGAAA GTCAAATATAACGGAGGCTCTGGAGTGGCTCATAGAACACCAGGATGATTCCGATGACTCGGATGACGGTGACGTGGATTTTCTGTCCGCGGATACAACGGCAAACGGGAGTGTCGCGGGTCCTAGCTCTTCAATAGGCACGAAGAAAAAGCTCCTGAAGGACGCGTGTGCCGAACTCTTCGAAGCAG GAAATCAGGACCGGAGGCAACAAAATTTAGTGCATATCGTGGAACTGTTCCTAGAGAGCCTTCGCCAATACAGGAGAATGGAGTTTAAGCTTAACAAAAGAGCGATGCGCTCGCTTGTGGAGATGGGCTTTGAGGAGAAGAATGTCATAGGAGCGTTAAAAATTACTGGAAATGATCAGGCTAACGCA TGTGAGTGGCTGTTGGGCGAGAGGAGACCCAGTTTGCAAGACTTGGACAAGGGGATAGACACCGACGGGCAGATTTACAAAGCAATCATGAGCAATCCTCATATCCAGCTTAGTCTTACGAATCCCAAG CATTCTTATCGATAA
- the LOC105284036 gene encoding ubiquitin-associated domain-containing protein 1 isoform X2 encodes MIPWMRDQIAEAWHNRKSSRAADRRSLALSSASAGNPASNNTMHMPVPTSPEGFSVNVISLEGDVTSIAIKPDFTVENIKKLAVMHFYGEDTSKPVSYYRLVHSAKFKQLVDENCVYDEDINECDELLLVEIRSTVIQESLSDEALKGPSLEAIIEVTSDIPIRNAPKAVPPLMECVTDMQSEIRKILITLVQVSAKILMLSPEADNLYDIIKDRLEVRCRPVNDPKATKTLMEMGYPQKKVLKALRLRKSNITEALEWLIEHQDDSDDSDDGDVDFLSADTTANGSVAGPSSSIGTKKKLLKDACAELFEAESLRQYRRMEFKLNKRAMRSLVEMGFEEKNVIGALKITGNDQANACEWLLGERRPSLQDLDKGIDTDGQIYKAIMSNPHIQLSLTNPKVLIAFLSIIETPASANAWINDPEVSPALSQISKTYQVEKHFIHMSRFI; translated from the exons ATGATCCCATGGATGCGTGACCAAATAGCAGAGGCCTGGCATAACAGAAAAAGCTCAAGGGCAGCTGACAGGCGGTCCTTGGCCCTTTCTTCTGCCAGCGCAGGCAACCCTGCCAGCAATAACACCATGCACATGCCAGTGCCTACCTCACCTGAAGGCTTCTCTGTCAATGTCATCAG TTTAGAAGGCGACGTAACGAGTATCGCGATAAAGCCGGACTTCACTGTAGagaatatcaaaaaattagCTGTAATGCATTTCTATGGGGAGGACACGAGTAAACCCGTCTCGTACTACCGCTTGGTCCATTCGGCCAAGTTTAAGCAGCTGGTGGATGAAAATTGTGTGTACGATGAAGATATCAACGAGTGCG ATGAATTGTTATTAGTGGAAATTCGGTCAACCGTTATACAAGAGAGTCTCTCGGATGAAGCTCTTAAGGGTCCAAGTTTAGAAGCAATAATTGAAGTTACGAGTGATATACCTATTCGCAACGCACCGAAGGCTGTGCCACCGCTGATGGAATGCGTCACCGAT ATGCAGAGCGAGATTCGCAAGATCCTGATAACTCTCGTGCAAGTGTCTGCAAAGATTCTGATGCTGAGTCCGGAAGCGGACAATTTATACGACATCATCAAGGACAGACTGGAGGTGCGGTGTAGGCCCGTTAACGATCCGAAGGCCACGAAGACTCTCATGGAAATGGGCTACCCTCAAAAGAAGGTCCTGAAAGCGTTGCGCCTTCGAAA GTCAAATATAACGGAGGCTCTGGAGTGGCTCATAGAACACCAGGATGATTCCGATGACTCGGATGACGGTGACGTGGATTTTCTGTCCGCGGATACAACGGCAAACGGGAGTGTCGCGGGTCCTAGCTCTTCAATAGGCACGAAGAAAAAGCTCCTGAAGGACGCGTGTGCCGAACTCTTCGAAGCAG AGAGCCTTCGCCAATACAGGAGAATGGAGTTTAAGCTTAACAAAAGAGCGATGCGCTCGCTTGTGGAGATGGGCTTTGAGGAGAAGAATGTCATAGGAGCGTTAAAAATTACTGGAAATGATCAGGCTAACGCA TGTGAGTGGCTGTTGGGCGAGAGGAGACCCAGTTTGCAAGACTTGGACAAGGGGATAGACACCGACGGGCAGATTTACAAAGCAATCATGAGCAATCCTCATATCCAGCTTAGTCTTACGAATCCCAAGGTATTAATTG CATTCTTATCGATAATAGAGACGCCAGCGTCGGCGAACGCGTGGATCAACGATCCCGAGGTTTCACCGGCGCTCAGCCAGATATCCAAGACATATCAAGTCGAGAAACATTTCATCCACATGAGTCGTTTTATCTAG
- the LOC105284036 gene encoding ubiquitin-associated domain-containing protein 1 isoform X4: MSSEGDVTSIAIKPDFTVENIKKLAVMHFYGEDTSKPVSYYRLVHSAKFKQLVDENCVYDEDINECDELLLVEIRSTVIQESLSDEALKGPSLEAIIEVTSDIPIRNAPKAVPPLMECVTDMQSEIRKILITLVQVSAKILMLSPEADNLYDIIKDRLEVRCRPVNDPKATKTLMEMGYPQKKVLKALRLRKSNITEALEWLIEHQDDSDDSDDGDVDFLSADTTANGSVAGPSSSIGTKKKLLKDACAELFEAGNQDRRQQNLVHIVELFLESLRQYRRMEFKLNKRAMRSLVEMGFEEKNVIGALKITGNDQANACEWLLGERRPSLQDLDKGIDTDGQIYKAIMSNPHIQLSLTNPKVLIAFLSIIETPASANAWINDPEVSPALSQISKTYQVEKHFIHMSRFI, translated from the exons ATGTCATCAG AAGGCGACGTAACGAGTATCGCGATAAAGCCGGACTTCACTGTAGagaatatcaaaaaattagCTGTAATGCATTTCTATGGGGAGGACACGAGTAAACCCGTCTCGTACTACCGCTTGGTCCATTCGGCCAAGTTTAAGCAGCTGGTGGATGAAAATTGTGTGTACGATGAAGATATCAACGAGTGCG ATGAATTGTTATTAGTGGAAATTCGGTCAACCGTTATACAAGAGAGTCTCTCGGATGAAGCTCTTAAGGGTCCAAGTTTAGAAGCAATAATTGAAGTTACGAGTGATATACCTATTCGCAACGCACCGAAGGCTGTGCCACCGCTGATGGAATGCGTCACCGAT ATGCAGAGCGAGATTCGCAAGATCCTGATAACTCTCGTGCAAGTGTCTGCAAAGATTCTGATGCTGAGTCCGGAAGCGGACAATTTATACGACATCATCAAGGACAGACTGGAGGTGCGGTGTAGGCCCGTTAACGATCCGAAGGCCACGAAGACTCTCATGGAAATGGGCTACCCTCAAAAGAAGGTCCTGAAAGCGTTGCGCCTTCGAAA GTCAAATATAACGGAGGCTCTGGAGTGGCTCATAGAACACCAGGATGATTCCGATGACTCGGATGACGGTGACGTGGATTTTCTGTCCGCGGATACAACGGCAAACGGGAGTGTCGCGGGTCCTAGCTCTTCAATAGGCACGAAGAAAAAGCTCCTGAAGGACGCGTGTGCCGAACTCTTCGAAGCAG GAAATCAGGACCGGAGGCAACAAAATTTAGTGCATATCGTGGAACTGTTCCTAGAGAGCCTTCGCCAATACAGGAGAATGGAGTTTAAGCTTAACAAAAGAGCGATGCGCTCGCTTGTGGAGATGGGCTTTGAGGAGAAGAATGTCATAGGAGCGTTAAAAATTACTGGAAATGATCAGGCTAACGCA TGTGAGTGGCTGTTGGGCGAGAGGAGACCCAGTTTGCAAGACTTGGACAAGGGGATAGACACCGACGGGCAGATTTACAAAGCAATCATGAGCAATCCTCATATCCAGCTTAGTCTTACGAATCCCAAGGTATTAATTG CATTCTTATCGATAATAGAGACGCCAGCGTCGGCGAACGCGTGGATCAACGATCCCGAGGTTTCACCGGCGCTCAGCCAGATATCCAAGACATATCAAGTCGAGAAACATTTCATCCACATGAGTCGTTTTATCTAG
- the LOC109611283 gene encoding coiled-coil domain-containing protein 25 — MVYYFISEVVQPPVTLFMGIDKFENEELIRWGWPEDVWFHVDKYSSAHVYLRLQHGQTIDDIPSTVLEDAAQLVKANSIEGNKINDIDVVYTMWSNLKKTQGMEVGQVGFHKDKDVRKIHVAKRMNTIVNRLTKTKRSEEVNFRAKREERDRSEREDKKKLLREQKEREKAEEKRRQEEAEMRSYNSLFTPSNMTSNADKSGYDSDDFM; from the exons ATGGTTTACTATTTCATAAGCGAAG TGGTGCAGCCACCAGTCACGTTGTTCATGGGAATTGACAAATTCGAAA ATGAAGAACTTATCAGGTGGGGTTGGCCGGAGGATGTATGGTTTCACGTAGACAAGTACTCGTCAGCCCACGTATATCTCCGACTTCAACAC GGTCAAACGATAGATGACATTCCCAGTACTGTCCTGGAAGATGCTGCACAATTGGTGAAGGCGAACAGTATCGAAGGGaacaaaataaacgatatcgATGTGGTCTACACAATGTGGTCGAATCTGAAGAAGACGCAGGGTATGGAGGTCGGTCAGGTTGGCTTTCACAAGGACAAGGATGTCCGTAAGATCCATGTCGCTAAGCGGATGAACACCATCGTGAATCGTCTTACCAAAACGAAACGCTCAGAGGAAGTGAACTTCAGAGCCaagagggaggagagagacAGGAGCGAACGGGAGGACAAGAAGAAGCTCTTGAGGGAACAAAAGGAGAGGGAAAAGGCAGAAGAAAAACGGCGGCAGGAAGAAGCGGAGATGAG GAGTTATAATTCCCTATTTACTCCATCTAACATGACTTCAAATGCGGACAAGAGCGGCTACGATTCCGATGATTTCATGTGA
- the LOC105284038 gene encoding queuine tRNA-ribosyltransferase catalytic subunit — protein MYKFLHKSFCTTASAGLGRLLVKMASEKSPLRFEVFAECQTTKARTGRMTLVHHHVDTPVFMPVGTQGTLKGLLPQQLEQLDCQIILGNTYHLGNRPGADTLHKAGGLHKFMNWKRALLTDSGGFQMVSLLHLAEITEAGVKFKSPYNESECMLTPEHSIQIQNAIGADIIMQLDDVVKSTLNGPRVEQAMHRTIRWLDRCLSTHERPSEQSIFPIVQGGLDPELRSECARQLTEREVNGYAVGGLSGGESKDDFWRMVHLSTSILPNSKPRYLMGVGFAVDLVVCSALGIDMFDCVFPTRTARFGCALVRTGQLNLKQPQYRKDTRPIDESCECSTCKTYTRAYLYQIATIETVSCHLLTVHNIAFQMKLMRDIRSSIREQRFPRFVQDYMLTAYPDKDYPVWIVNALEAVNVTLL, from the exons atgtataaatttctgCACAAATCATTTTGTACAACGGCGAGCGCAGGACTCGGCAGATTGTTGGTGAAAATGGCGAGCGAGAAAAGCCCGCTGCGTTTCGAAGTGTTCGCGGAATGTCAGACTACAAAAGCCAGAACTGGCAGGATGACGCTCGTTCATCATCACGTAGACACACCGGTGTTCATGCCGGTGGGAACTCAG GGAACGCTAAAAGGATTGCTGCCACAGCAACTGGAACAACTAGACTGCCAAATTATTCTTGGCAATACCTATCACCTGGGAAACAGGCCT GGTGCAGATACTCTGCACAAGGCTGGTGGGCTGCACAAGTTCATGAACTGGAAAAGAGCCCTGTTAACAGATTCGGGCGGCTTCCAAATGGTTTCTCTGTTGCATTTGGCTGAAATAACGGAAGCAGGTGTCAAATTCAAGTCACCATACAACG AATCTGAGTGTATGCTGACGCCAGAACATTCAATTCAGATTCAAAACGCAATCGGTGCTGACATAATCATGCAGCTCGACGATGTCGTTAAAAGTACTTTAAACGGGCCAAGAGTGGAGCAGGCGATGCACAG AACGATACGCTGGTTGGATCGTTGCTTGTCGACGCACGAGCGGCCGAGCGAGCAGAGTATATTCCCGATCGTGCAGGGTGGTCTCGATCCCGAGCTACGGTCGGAGTGCGCGCGCCAGTTAACTGAGCGAGAGGTAAACGGATACGCTGTGGGAGGCTTGAG CGGCGGCGAGAGTAAGGACGACTTTTGGAGAATGGTCCACCTGTCGACGAGTATCCTTCCAAACAGTAAACCGCGATACTTGATGGGCGTCGGGTTCGCGGTGGATCTAGTTGTGTGCAGCGCACTGGGGATCGACATGTTCGACTGCGTATTTCCCACGAGGACAGCC AGATTCGGTTGCGCGCTCGTGAGAACCGGGCAGCTTAATCTGAAGCAGCCGCAATACAGGAAGGACACCAGGCCGATAGACGAGTCGTGCGAGTGCAGCACCTGCAAGACCTACACGCGCGCCTACCTCTACCAGATCGCTACCATAGAGACGGTCTCGTGCCACTTGTTGACCGTGCACAATATCGCGTTCCAAATGAAGCTGATGCGAGACATTCGCAGTAGCATAAGGGAGCAGAGGTTCCCTAGATTCGTACAGGACTACATGCTCACGGCTTATCCCGACAAGGATTACCCGGTGTGGATAGTTAACGCGTTGGAGGCTGTAAACGTCACTCTGTTATGA
- the LOC105284041 gene encoding uncharacterized protein LOC105284041 produces the protein MRTEVSWKRRFLRKRLKYMLVCVFVVAVIFVVHQLFYFRELNRTTGPVGKLIAGSLRDAHRIVVGKPVSKWDEPRHSKLIRDKNGRIVSLRGTRDQDIAKYLPDARGRFVCFASKRKIDFVRLNDDYCDCLEDGSDEPGTNACNNGVFHCDTSWRKTTARIPSYKVNDGFCDCCDGSDEWAEIASLYKPNGNFWDFNNFSQTHKRIIILQSENAIDRTLWTPGDVFCQDARCEYALIVLNRPIHWDHDRLLRMWRQARVTVTVDGGTHRWTKYLEKQGIDLLSNEHRQYVPDLITGDMDSCSPEMIGRLRAAGSTVVETPDQSHTDYTKALQQVAQYAKSAGNINLAEIYVLAETSGRFDHIIGNINTLYKSDKLVGDVKVIQVASNSLTWMLKPGLHEIRVPRVLTRQQSWCGLLPFGCPVSRISTTGLKWNLHDATMQFGGLVSTSNTYSSSKVTVNTDTPVIWTMGIEPFQETPNQVPVFTCY, from the exons ATGAGGACCGAGGTGTCCTGGAAACGGCGCTTCCTGCGGAAACGGCTCAAGTACATGCTGGTGTGCGTGTTCGTGGTCGCCGTGATATTCGTGGTGCATCAGCTGTTCTACTTCAGGGAGCTGAACCGGACGACCGGGCCGGTGGGCAAGCTGATCGCCGGCTCGCTGCGCGACGCGCACCGCATCGTTGTTGGCAAGCCGGTGTCCAAGTGGGACGAGCCGCGGCATTCCAAGCTGATACGCGACAAGAACGGCCGCATCGTGTCGCTGCGCGGCACGCGAGATCAGGACATCGCCAAGTACCTTCCCGACGCCAGGGGACGGTTCGTGTGCTTCGCTTCGAAGCGGAAGATCGATTTTGTCAGGCTCAACGACGATTACTGCGACTGTCTGGAGGACGGTAGCGACGAGCCGGGCACCAACGCCTGCAACAACGGTGTTTTCCACTGCGATACCAGTTGGAGGAAGACGACAG CGAGAATCCCGTCGTACAAGGTCAACGATGGATTCTGCGACTGCTGCGACGGCTCGGACGAGTGGGCTGAAATTGCATCACTGTACAAACCTAATGGTAATTTTTGGGATTTCAATAACTTCAGTCAAACGCACAAACGCATcat TATCCTGCAAAGC GAGAATGCGATCGACAGGACACTGTGGACTCCGGGCGACGTGTTCTGTCAGGACGCGCGTTGCGAGTACGCTCTGATTGTGCTGAACCGTCCCATCCACTGGGACCATGACCGGCTGCTCCGGATGTGGCGGCAAG CTCGAGTCACTGTCACTGTGGACGGCGGCACGCACAGGTGGACGAAGTACCTGGAGAAGCAGGGGATCGACCTACTGAGCAACGAGCACAGGCAATACGTACCAGACCTCATTACGGGGGACATGGACAGCTGCTCGCCGGAGATGATCGGTAGATTGAGAGCCGCGGGGTCCACCGTCGTCGAGACGCCCGATCAGTCGCACACGGATTACACCAAGGCTCTGCAGCAGGTCGCGCAGTACGCCAAGAGTGCCGGGAACATAAAC TTGGCTGAAATATACGTACTTGCAGAAACGTCGGGCAGGTTCGACCACATCATCGGCAACATCAACACATTGTACAAGAGCGACAAGCTCGTGGGAGACGTGAAG GTGATCCAGGTCGCGAGCAACTCCCTGACGTGGATGTTGAAGCCTGGTCTGCACGAGATCCGCGTGCCTAGAGTCCTGACACGTCAACAGTCCTGGTGTGGCCTACTACCGTTCGGATGCCCGGTCAGCCGTATATCGACGACCGGCCTGAAGTGGAACTTAC ATGATGCGACTATGCAGTTCGGTGGTTTGGTAAGCACCTCGAACACGTACAGCAGCTCCAAAGTGACGGTGAACACGGACACGCCGGTAATTTGGACTATGGGTATCGAGCCTTTCCAAGAAACGCCAAATCAAGTACCTGTATTCACGTGTTACTAG
- the LOC105284040 gene encoding UPF0565 protein C2orf69 homolog isoform X1, with the protein MASKVWMWKGITGVSGRCNDVLYTRPKSQLTQDLLVFFGGDVQDTQENMEKHSDSKEYIKWSLENTATILSEQFPRHHVFVVRPARMSVTKCAVFSCFDNFVPGDKYGTPTFRPMHQALKHLRQLLLCCLEHVKTLGAKEDVDNQRNIEAESVSLIGFSKGCAVLNQFLHEFHYYDENPSDDTDVRDFVRLIRDMWWLDGGHNGSKDTWITEREVLESFAKLSKIIQQLDSLFRWNMISSSFLGINAHIHVTPYQIRDNFRPWIRAEENSFNETLRRIGVSVQRVLHFGDSPKSLSSHFGVLADIG; encoded by the exons ATGGCTTCGAAAGTCTGGATGTGGAAAGGCATAACCGGCGTGTCAGGCCGGTGCAACGATGTGCTCTACACGCGGCCGAAGTCGCAACTTACGCAGGATCTCCTCGTATTCTTCGGCGGTGACGTCCAG GATACTCAAGAGAATATGGAGAAACATTCGGATAgcaaagaatatataaaatggaGTTTGGAAAATACCGCGACAATACTCTCGGAACAGTTTCCTAGGCATCATGTATTCGTCGTTCGCCCAGCCAG AATGTCGGTAACTAAATGCGCGGTGTTTAGTTGCTTCGATAACTTTGTGCCGGGCGATAAATATGGTACGCCAACTTTTCGCCCGATGCACCAGGCTTTAAAACATTTGAGACAACTCCTCCTTTGTTGCCTGGAACACGTTAAGACACTGGGAGCGAAAGAG GATGTCGACAATCAACGTAATATCGAAGCCGAGAGTGTGAGTCTGATCGGTTTTAGTAAGGGATGCGCAGTTTTGAATCAATTTCTACACGAATTTCACTATTACGACGAAAATCCGAGCGACGACACCGACGTAAGAGACTTCGTAAGACTAATCAGAGATATGTGGTGGTTGGACGGCGGACACAACGGTTCCAAAGACACGTGGATCACGGAGCGGGAAGTGCTCGAGTCCTTCGCTAAATTAAGTAAGATAATTCAACAATTAGATTCGTTATTTCGATGGAACATGATATCCTCCTCGTTTCTAGGGATAAACGCTCACATACACGTAACGCCGTATCAAATACGCGACAATTTCCGGCCGTGGATCCGCGCCGAGGAAAACAGCTTCAACGAGACCTTACGACGCATCGGCGTGTCCGTACAGCGAGTCTTGCACTTTGGCGACAGTCCGAAGAGCCTATCGTCGCATTTCGGTGTTCTCGCGGACATCGGATGA
- the LOC105284040 gene encoding UPF0565 protein C2orf69 homolog isoform X2: MASKVWMWKGITGVSGRCNDVLYTRPKSQLTQDLLVFFGGDVQDTQENMEKHSDSKEYIKWSLENTATILSEQFPRHHVFVVRPARMSVTKCAVFSCFDNFVPGDKYGTPTFRPMHQALKHLRQLLLCCLEHVKTLGAKEDVDNQRNIEAESVSLIGFSKGCAVLNQFLHEFHYYDENPSDDTDVRDFVRLIRDMWWLDGGHNGSKDTWITEREVLESFAKLRINAHIHVTPYQIRDNFRPWIRAEENSFNETLRRIGVSVQRVLHFGDSPKSLSSHFGVLADIG; the protein is encoded by the exons ATGGCTTCGAAAGTCTGGATGTGGAAAGGCATAACCGGCGTGTCAGGCCGGTGCAACGATGTGCTCTACACGCGGCCGAAGTCGCAACTTACGCAGGATCTCCTCGTATTCTTCGGCGGTGACGTCCAG GATACTCAAGAGAATATGGAGAAACATTCGGATAgcaaagaatatataaaatggaGTTTGGAAAATACCGCGACAATACTCTCGGAACAGTTTCCTAGGCATCATGTATTCGTCGTTCGCCCAGCCAG AATGTCGGTAACTAAATGCGCGGTGTTTAGTTGCTTCGATAACTTTGTGCCGGGCGATAAATATGGTACGCCAACTTTTCGCCCGATGCACCAGGCTTTAAAACATTTGAGACAACTCCTCCTTTGTTGCCTGGAACACGTTAAGACACTGGGAGCGAAAGAG GATGTCGACAATCAACGTAATATCGAAGCCGAGAGTGTGAGTCTGATCGGTTTTAGTAAGGGATGCGCAGTTTTGAATCAATTTCTACACGAATTTCACTATTACGACGAAAATCCGAGCGACGACACCGACGTAAGAGACTTCGTAAGACTAATCAGAGATATGTGGTGGTTGGACGGCGGACACAACGGTTCCAAAGACACGTGGATCACGGAGCGGGAAGTGCTCGAGTCCTTCGCTAAATTAA GGATAAACGCTCACATACACGTAACGCCGTATCAAATACGCGACAATTTCCGGCCGTGGATCCGCGCCGAGGAAAACAGCTTCAACGAGACCTTACGACGCATCGGCGTGTCCGTACAGCGAGTCTTGCACTTTGGCGACAGTCCGAAGAGCCTATCGTCGCATTTCGGTGTTCTCGCGGACATCGGATGA